The Salvelinus fontinalis isolate EN_2023a chromosome 13, ASM2944872v1, whole genome shotgun sequence DNA segment TATTACAAGAGCCTTCAATTGGAACATGTATTAAGAAAGCAAGAAATGACTTTGTACTATCCATAAGACATGAATGAATCACATAAAGCAGGATGAAGGCGTGACATTTTGCTCACCTGACACAGCCAGACAGTTGTCTAAAGCAGGCGCCCATGTCACCTTCATGAAGTCATCACtggtagttttcctctggacatgaaGCTGGGCTTGACACAAGGGGGCTCTCAGGTCCCTTAGATCAGACACAACCACTTGGCAGGCGGAGGAGAGCCTTGCTACACTACAGGAGGATGGGTCTGATGAGGACAGGTCTGTCTTAACACCCATACACCAGAGGGCgccttctctccctccagctgGGTTATTCTGAGGAGCGGAAGGCTTCCGTGTGTCCCCCACATACAGGTCGCCATTGCAGGCACAAGCGAGAAATACACTGCCACTCACAAATTGCAGGGAGCTTAGTAAATCTGGAATGTCTTTCCCTGAGATGGAAGGGAAAAAGATATCCTTGACTGTTATACACGTGTTTGTACACCAACATTATACTCTATAGGCAATTAGAGTTGCCTGGAATGCTTCAGTGTCACTGTATAAAACAGGTTATTACCCAGAGAGTAGAGTGGCTTTCCTGACGTCAGCTCAGTGAGTTGAATATCGCTGATCTGAGAGCCATGAAGAACACATGGGCCTCCAGTTAACCCAGGGGCTATTTTGACACTGTTATCTGATGATGCAGTCTTCAGTTGTAAAACTCCTGTCCTCTTTATGACATCTAGCATTTGAAGACAAATCACACAACAGAAATAAGATTTCAATGTGGGTAAGACCGATGCTGACTGGTGCCTAATCAGGTTGTAAATCATCATTTGAATGTGCAGTATAAAGTGGAGAGTAGATAGATACTGCAGTCGTATTATACTGTAATACATAGAAAAGGAGACAAGGAAACAGTAGATCTACTCACCACAACCGTCTCCTCCTAAGTCCCACACCTGGAGATTTGAGTTGAAGCCATCATTGGTAACGACACACCTTAACAAGAAACAACAGTTTGAAGATGAA contains these protein-coding regions:
- the wdr73 gene encoding WD repeat-containing protein 73 isoform X2, with the translated sequence MGETSSVENEFDDWFIESLKIYNHIHEYQLEHPTRAIEWTSEKSYNSDKNEILELLLPPKLFADDNQGLCAERDFKVVHGGFSDGSIHCLKHIPGTRCVVTNDGFNSNLQVWDLGGDGCDVIKRTGVLQLKTASSDNSVKIAPGLTGGPCVLHGSQISDIQLTELTSGKPLYSLGKDIPDLLSSLQFVSGSVFLACACNGDLYVGDTRKPSAPQNNPAGGREGALWCMGVKTDLSSSDPSSCSVARLSSACQVVVSDLRDLRAPLCQAQLHVQRKTTSDDFMKVTWAPALDNCLAVSGFDGMVQIYDTASWRPELMEFQPFFIHRGHMMSDDQFDTSLAVVTTHVWHPSRPRTVLSAAVDGSVHVWDWVDKATASC
- the wdr73 gene encoding WD repeat-containing protein 73 isoform X1, which produces MGETSSVENEFDDWFIESLKIYNHIHEYQLEHPTRAIEWTSEKTICVAGYNSDKNEILELLLPPKLFADDNQGLCAERDFKVVHGGFSDGSIHCLKHIPGTRCVVTNDGFNSNLQVWDLGGDGCDVIKRTGVLQLKTASSDNSVKIAPGLTGGPCVLHGSQISDIQLTELTSGKPLYSLGKDIPDLLSSLQFVSGSVFLACACNGDLYVGDTRKPSAPQNNPAGGREGALWCMGVKTDLSSSDPSSCSVARLSSACQVVVSDLRDLRAPLCQAQLHVQRKTTSDDFMKVTWAPALDNCLAVSGFDGMVQIYDTASWRPELMEFQPFFIHRGHMMSDDQFDTSLAVVTTHVWHPSRPRTVLSAAVDGSVHVWDWVDKATASC